The segment ATGTGAATGCGGATGGTAAAAAAATACAATCCAAAGCTGCTCCTGGTGATATTCGTTTTAGAGATGTAAATGGAGATGGTACGATTAATGAAGATGATAAAGTGTATGCTGGTTCAGGGATACCTAAAGTAGAAGCTAATCTAAACTTAGGTGGTTCTTATAAAGGCTTCGATTTTTCTGTCGTTTTAGGAAGTGCATTTGGTCATAAGATTTACAATGCCAATAAATACTTTTATGAAGGAATGAATTCGAGTTCTAACTTTTTACATTCTTCATTAAATGCTTGGACTCCAGAGAATCCAAATACAAGTGTGCCTAGAGCTATCTTTCAAGATCCAAATGGTAACTTAAAAGAATCAACAAGGTTTTTAGAGAAAGGTGATTTTCTACGCTTACGTCAGCTACAGTTTGGATATACTCTACCAAAGGCTTTAACGATGAAAGCTTATATTGAACATCTGAGATTCTATGTGAGTGGGGAAAATCTATTTACAATTACGGGCTATGATGGTATTGATCCTGAATTCTCTAGAGGCGTATTGAATACAGGTATAGATAGACATATCTATCCATTTACGCGTTCATTTACTGTTGGAGCTCAACTATCATTTTAATTCTAAATTTTAATACTCATGAAAAAGATTATATATATATGTGCTTTTATTTTGACTGGAGCACTTGCATCATGTAATGATTTCTTGGAGCAATCTTCCCCAGATAAATTAACTTCTGATTCTTTTTGGAGAAATAAGGAAGATGCGGAAGCAGGGATATCTGCAGTATATTCTCAGTTAGAATATGCTATTGATACATACGGGTTTGCTGAGGTAAAATGGCCAGTAGAAGCTTATCGAGAAGATATTGTAAAGTTGGGTAGTGATGCAATGAATTATCCAAACTGGGTGGAATTATCTACTTTTACTTATACTAATGGTAATTCTCAGTTTAGTAGTTATTGGTCTAATAATTACAGAGGGGTTAGTTATGCTAATCAAGTGCTAGAAAAAGCAGTCACTATTCCAGAGGGAAATATTGATGAAAATTACCGTAAACAAGTTTTGAATGAGGCTCATTTCTTAAGAGCTTACTATAATTTAAAACTTATTTTAAATTGGGAACAAATTATCATTCGTGATAAGTATATCACTTCTCAGGCAGATATGAATAAAGCAATATCTCCACGTATTGATTCTTGGAACTTCATCGTAGAAGATTTGAAAAAAGCGACTGAATTGCCAGACAAATATGATGCTGATAACGTAGGTAGAGCAACAAGGGGTGCAGCTTATGCATATTTGGGACTTACATATCTGACAAGAGCGTATGAAGAGGCTGATCAAAAGCAAGATTATCTAAACAAAGCTGTTGAGGCTTTTAATAATGTGAAAGGATATGAATTAGTTGCTGATTTTCAAAGTATGTTCAAAGGAGAAAAGAAGAATTGTCCAGAATCTATTTTTGAACTGCAATTTTCTATGAATGATGCAAGTGGTGCTTTCTACAAAAATGCACTACATAATTGGATTGCTTGCTCAGAGTTAGGTGGTTGGGATGAAATAATTCCAAGTGATATTCTGATGACTACATTTAAGTCTGAAGGAAAAATAGCAAAAGATGGATTGTATGACAAACGTTTGTATCATTCAATCTATTTTGATGATGAATACTTTAATGATGGTTCTGGTAAAATATATGGATATGATTATCAGGAATTATTTAAGGAGAATAGGGGTAAGAGTGCTTTTCATAAATTCCTTCCTCCAACTTTAGAGCAAATGGAAGATTGGGCATCTGCTATTAATATTCCTTTAATGCGCTATGCTAATGTTTTATTAATGAAAGCTGAGGCTTTGAATGAACTAGGAAAAACAGCAGAAGCTATTTCTTTGATTAATCAAGTTCGTGATGTTCATGGAAATATGCCTGCAATGAAAGGTTCATCCAAAGAAGATGTTAAAAAACAGATTGAACATGAGAGAATTGTTGAATTCCCTCTTGAGAACTGGCGTTGGTATGATTTACGTCGTTGGGGTAAGTTGGAGCAAGCGATGAAAGATGCTGGTAGAACTAGTTTTGAATTATCAAAACACGCTTTTTATCCAATACCTTTAAGTGAAATTAATGCAAATGATTTAGTCAATTAATTACTATACTATTATATCTCAGGAGATGGGAATAGATTATTCAAAATCTCATCTCCTGATTTTTTTATTGTGGCTGTTTGATTTAATCTATCTCTTGTTATGGAGTTAGTTTTAAAAAGAATATAATATGAAGAATACGTTTTTTCCTTTACTTTTTTTATTAGGTGCAGTACTCTCTTTGGCAAAAGCCTCAGCGCAAGATAATGTACCTTGGCAAAATGCAGAAATCAATGAAATAAATAGAGAGCCTATGCGAGCTCACTTCACTCCCTATTTAACAGAAAAATTGGGAATGGAGCAGTTTAGTAAGCCTATTCTAGAGCGATTGAAAGTGAATTCCTCAGTAGAGAGAAGGATTAGCTTGAATGGAACTTGGCAATTTAAATATGCAAAGAATCCAGCTGAAGCTCCATCTGAGTTTTGGAAGGAGAGTTTTGATACTTCTAATTGGGATCCTATTCAGGTTCCTGGTAGTTGGGAATTACAAGGTTTTGATGCTCCAATCTATACAGATGTGAGTTATCCTTTCCCTCCAAATCCTCCCTATGTTCCTACAGATTATAATCCAGTAGGATCTTATGTTCACGAGTTTTCTATCCCTTCTAATTGGAACGATATGGATGTCTTTATCGATTTTGAAGGAGTAGAGAGTGCTTATTATGTTTGGGTAAATGGACAAGAAGTGGGTTATAGTGAAGATAGCCGTTTACCTGCTCATTTTGATATTACTAAGTATTTGAAGTCTGGAAAAAACAAACTGGCTGTTAAGGTCTTTCGTTATAGTGATGGCTCTTATCTAGAGGATCAAGATTATTGGAAATACAGCGGTATTGAACGGAATGTATATGTGTATGCTCGTCCTCAAACAAGAGTAAATGATTTTCATTTACTAGCTGAGTTAACCAATGAATATGTTGATGGAGATTTTAAATTAGCAGTAGATTTAGATAATCCAAAGACTGGTTATACACTTGATGTAAAAGTCTTAGAGGATAATGATCCTATTTTCAATAGAACAATAAATACTACGGCTGATAAGCAATATAGAATAGATGAGGTTTTCCCACAAATTAAGAGTTGGAATGCTGAAACTCCCAATTTATACACGTTGGTACTAACTCTTAAAGATGAAAGGGGAAGTGATATGGAATCTATTATCCATCCTTTTGGCTTTAGAAAAGTAGAAATGCGTAATGGACAGATTTTAGTTAACAACACTCCTATACTATTTAAAGGTGTAAACAGACACGAACATGATCCTCAGAATGGACGTACTATTACCGTGGAGAGCATGGCAAAAGATATTGAGATCATGAAGCATTTTAATTTAAATGCTGTGCGTTGTAGTCATTATCCTAATAATCCAGAATGGTATGCCTTATGTGATTATTACGGATTATACCTAATTGATGAAGCTAATATTGAAAGCCATGGTATGATGCATCATAAAGATTATACATTGGCAAATTATCCAGATTGGGCAAATGCTTTTCAGCAGAGAATGGAAAGAATGGTACGCAGAGATAGAAACTTTACATCTATTGTCACATGGTCTTTAGGTAATGAATCTGGATATGGTAAACATTTTGAGACTATTTATCATTGGACTAAAGAATTCGACTCTTCACGCCCTGTTCAATATGAAGGGGGAGGCTTTGAAGGTTTGTCTGATATTTATTGCCCAATGTACGGACGTATATGGCTATTAAGGCAGTTTGTAAATCAGCGTCAACCTCGTCCTATGATTCTTTGTGAATATGCACATGCTATGGGAAATAGTGTGGGGAACTTGAAA is part of the Bacteroides coprosuis DSM 18011 genome and harbors:
- a CDS encoding RagB/SusD domain-containing protein (InterPro IPR012944~KEGG: bvu:BVU_1368 hypothetical protein~PFAM: RagB/SusD~SPTR: Putative uncharacterized protein;~IMG reference gene:2504106458~PFAM: SusD family); translated protein: MKKIIYICAFILTGALASCNDFLEQSSPDKLTSDSFWRNKEDAEAGISAVYSQLEYAIDTYGFAEVKWPVEAYREDIVKLGSDAMNYPNWVELSTFTYTNGNSQFSSYWSNNYRGVSYANQVLEKAVTIPEGNIDENYRKQVLNEAHFLRAYYNLKLILNWEQIIIRDKYITSQADMNKAISPRIDSWNFIVEDLKKATELPDKYDADNVGRATRGAAYAYLGLTYLTRAYEEADQKQDYLNKAVEAFNNVKGYELVADFQSMFKGEKKNCPESIFELQFSMNDASGAFYKNALHNWIACSELGGWDEIIPSDILMTTFKSEGKIAKDGLYDKRLYHSIYFDDEYFNDGSGKIYGYDYQELFKENRGKSAFHKFLPPTLEQMEDWASAINIPLMRYANVLLMKAEALNELGKTAEAISLINQVRDVHGNMPAMKGSSKEDVKKQIEHERIVEFPLENWRWYDLRRWGKLEQAMKDAGRTSFELSKHAFYPIPLSEINANDLVN
- a CDS encoding glycoside hydrolase family 2 TIM barrel (COGs: COG3250 Beta-galactosidase/beta-glucuronidase~InterPro IPR006104:IPR006102:IPR006103:IPR004199~KEGG: bvu:BVU_1365 glycoside hydrolase family protein~PFAM: Glycoside hydrolase, family 2, TIM barrel; Glycoside hydrolase, family 2, carbohydrate-binding; Glycoside hydrolase, family 2, immunoglobulin-like beta-sandwich; Glycoside hydrolase, family 42, domain 5~SPTR: Glycoside hydrolase family 2 protein;~IMG reference gene:2504106459~PFAM: domain; Glycosyl hydrolases family 2, TIM barrel domain; Glycosyl hydrolases family 2, sugar binding domain; Beta galactosidase small chain) is translated as MKNTFFPLLFLLGAVLSLAKASAQDNVPWQNAEINEINREPMRAHFTPYLTEKLGMEQFSKPILERLKVNSSVERRISLNGTWQFKYAKNPAEAPSEFWKESFDTSNWDPIQVPGSWELQGFDAPIYTDVSYPFPPNPPYVPTDYNPVGSYVHEFSIPSNWNDMDVFIDFEGVESAYYVWVNGQEVGYSEDSRLPAHFDITKYLKSGKNKLAVKVFRYSDGSYLEDQDYWKYSGIERNVYVYARPQTRVNDFHLLAELTNEYVDGDFKLAVDLDNPKTGYTLDVKVLEDNDPIFNRTINTTADKQYRIDEVFPQIKSWNAETPNLYTLVLTLKDERGSDMESIIHPFGFRKVEMRNGQILVNNTPILFKGVNRHEHDPQNGRTITVESMAKDIEIMKHFNLNAVRCSHYPNNPEWYALCDYYGLYLIDEANIESHGMMHHKDYTLANYPDWANAFQQRMERMVRRDRNFTSIVTWSLGNESGYGKHFETIYHWTKEFDSSRPVQYEGGGFEGLSDIYCPMYGRIWLLRQFVNQRQPRPMILCEYAHAMGNSVGNLKDYWDVIYQYDQLQGGFIWDWVDQAIEHKDEKGNKIWAYGGDLGFVGVPNDSNFCANGLIAADRTVNPHTWEVKKVYQYVHFEPASFIDQGVKITNRHDFIDLSKYDFTWTVESDGQVVEEGQLSLPQILPWNSYEISVPYSKSKFEPTKEYFLKIEAHTNVDEKLVKKNHLAAYEQWLLPNEAVAKRVVQSTSGKMKLKTKKGLVTYSGNNFSVIFNSESGELVDYQVHSKSMIKEGLRPNFWRALTDNDVANGTTSRCGIWKTIWDDMSLTKFETLIDKEGKLGTVLASYNHKDAMLQVEMRYAIRPEGIIQVSMNFTPGVKPLPEVPRLGMKMILPAEYDQMTWLGRGPHENYADRKTSAMVGEYTSTVWDQFHPYIRPQETANKSDVRWVALQNKAKEGLLFIGETPLSVSAWNFTQEDIGYIPFNIERKHGGSIMKRDFVWLNIDYKQMGVGGDNTWGAQVHPEYTITPEKQSYSFTILPLTGKESIVDESHKVWF